The genomic DNA CGAGTGTGTCGGCAATGGTCTGCTCTAGGCCGTATTTCTTCGGGATGTCAAAGTCGCGCATCGTCGAGGGCTTGTAACCGCCCACCTGGATCGTGCAGATGACATATTTGGCGTCCTTCACGGCCTCCTTCTGGTCCATGGTCGAGGTGACCGTGGCCTTCACCCCGAGAGTCTCGGCCACGCGCTTCATCATCACGTCGGCCACCTTCAGGCGGGCGGGATCGATGTCCATCAGGCAAATGTGCGCGTCGGACAGTTCCGGAAATTGCAGGATGTCGCCAATCAGGGTCTTTGCGAAGACAACTGAGCCGGCGCCGATGAGGGTTATTTTACAAGCCATAGTAAGAATCAGTGCAACGAATAGCGGGCCGTTTCGCAAGCAGTCTAAATTGACAAATTTCCGGCAGTATGTGACTTATTGCAAAATGCCGGAACTCTACCGTATCTCCTGGGCTTCCCGTGAAACGCGCAACTCGCGACGCTACCACTATGACAATACCAGCCGGGGCGGGCCACCGATCTATGTCGTGCAGCGCACCGTTAGCGGCTGTGGCTTCATCGAGCGCGACGGCGTGCGCTCCCTCACCCCGCAGAACACTGCGATGCTGTTCTGGCATGGTGACCAATCCAACTACGGCTACGCCGAAGAGAGCAACGGCCCCTACGTACTGGACTTCATGGCGATCACCGGCCCCCAGTGCGAGGCGATCTTTCACAAGGTCAATGAGCTGAGTGATAGCATCATGCCCATGCCCAAACAATCCGAGCCAACGCGCTTGTTTTACGAGCTCTCCCGACGCTTCAATGAGCACACGTTTCAGGACCCCTATCACGAATCTATGCTGGTCTATGAGCTGCTCATTTCCCTGCTGCGCGAGGCGACCAGAATTCCGGCGGAACGAGACCCCATCACCTACGCCGCCGAATACATCCAGCGGCGCTACCACCAGCCCATCACTATCGACGAAGTTGCCCAGGCCGCGGGCGTGAGCCGTGAGCACCTGACCCGCCAACTAACGCGCCGTCTGGGCCAGTCTCCGGGCAAACGCCTGCAGGAGCTGCGTATGCAGGCGGGCAAAGACCTCGTCTGCCACACCACCGCGCCCATCGAAGCCATCGGCCCCCACTGCGGTTACCTCGACCCCGACGCCTTCGCCCGCGCCTTCGCCCGCCGCTTCAAGATGAGCCCAGGCAAATACCGCCAGCGCTACCAGGAAAATAGTGGCGCAGCAGGTAGTCGCAGTTAAGCCGGTTCCTTGGCACTGGCCAGCAGCTCGGAAACCGTCACGCAGCGCAGACCTTTTTCTTTGAGGATGGCGAAAATCTCGGGCAGCGCTGCCTTGGATTTGTCGGACCACGAGTGCATCAGGATGATGTCGCCTGCCTGCACACCGTTCGTCGCGCGGCTGATTATCTTCTCCACCGTAATGTCGCCTTGCCAGTCGCCTACACTGCGGTTGGCGTTGATCGCGGGCAGATTCATCTCACCCAAAATCTCCAGCACCTCATCATCATAATCGATGTATGGCGCGCGGAAGGTAACCGGCGTCACACCGGCGGTTTCCTGGATCAACGCCTGCAGCTCCACGATCTCGCTGCGCTTCTTATCCGACTCCAGCTTTGGCAAATGCGGGTGCGTCATGGTGTGGTTGCCGAGTTCATGCCCCTCGGCCAGCGTGCGCTTTACCAGCTCGGGCTCTTTAGTCACGTTTTTACCGACAAGGTAAAACGTCGCCTTGGCATCGTGCTCAGCTAGGATGTCGAGGATCGCGGCCATGTTCGGTCCATTGGGGCCGTCGTCAAAGGTCAACGCCACAACGGGCTGGTCGGTTGAGACCTTGGTGTAGCTAGGCGTGGCGGCGGAACTGGACGAAGCGGAAAACATGATGGCAATCAAAAGGGTAAGCAACGATTTCATCCACCCAGCAAAGTGCTAACGCGTTTTCCTGACAAGGCCAATCTGCGAGAGTCGGTGGCGTGGCGAAGCGTGAGATTGCGCTACGGAGAGTCCGTGGTCGCGGGCTCAGTGGATTCCTGCACAGGCGCATCTTCAGTCGCCGCGGCAGCCTCTTCGACCACCGGCTCCTTCGGCTTATTACGAACGTGCACGAAGTAAGGATAAAGCATCTTGGTGTCAGTCAGCCCCTTGCCTTCTTGCAGCGGGTCCTGCACCTCCTCAGCCATCGGATCAAAACGCCCGGTGTAAACTGCCGAGTATTGGATGGCCCCCTTCACGCCGACGGCCAGCTGTTTGATTTCCAGCCCCGATTCCGCCACGGCTTGCCATGCGCAAATCCAGGCCAACTCATTCATCGACTCTTTGGCATCTGCGGTGAACTTCCGCAACTGAGGCACGTGGACCAGGATTACACAGCGATCACCATTGACCGCGCAATAGGTGATGAAGTTGCCGTCGGTCAGCGAGAAGGCCTTTTCGTCCCCCCCAGTGAACAGGATACTGCGCATCATTGCCATCTGGTTGGAAAACTGCTTGGCGATATTGAGCGCATCTGGCTTGTTACCATTGGCCACGCCTTGCTGGTCGGAGATGATCATCCGGTTGGCAGCGTCGAATTCGTTTTTACCCGGCGCGTCGTAACTACTCTGCGATGAGCCGCCCTCATTGGTAGCTGGGAAAATCATGTGGTAGGCTACCTTGACCACCAAAATCGTAAAGAGCACCAACAGAAACTTCACGCCGAATGACATCTTTTTCTTTGGCGTGCGATTCTTATTACCAATAGACGGCGTGGGTGAATTCGATTGGGATGGAAGCGGGGGCGGCGTTGGCATAATTTTTTATTAGTATTCAGTACTCTATAATTATGTACTGAACGCTGGTTGATAACTATCTATTGGCAAGAACTTTGTCGGGGGAATCACAAAAATAAGTGTAAGCGGTTATAAACGCACTCCGGACTAATAATGAAAACCAATCAAGGTTCGCTCCTGTTCTCCAAAGGTAGCGCAGGCGCGCCATGTCCCGCCAAGCGGTGATCTCGCGCGCACCCCCATCCTGCTGGCGATCGAATCGGACACTATAAAGTAGCCACTCCAAATGCGATCCACCAGCCAACCAACCCAATGCAGTGCGCTGCGAGGACGCATCTGCGCTACCCTACTTCGACTTCAACCTACTCCTCAATCAGCACCAGCGCGCCGCTCGGGGTCGCATCGAATAGCTCCACCACATCCGCATTGTTCAAGAGCAGGCAGCCGTGGCTGTTGGGCTGGCCAATGCGGTCTTCCTGGTTGGTGCCGTGGATGTAAACATAGCGGTCGTGCGTGTCGCAGCCGGGGCCGGCGTTGACGCCCTCCTCCAGACCGCGAAGCCAGAGGATGCGCGTGGTGATTAAATTTACCTCGTTGCGGGCAGCGTCGAGTTCATAGCAATTTTCACCCGTGGGTACACGGCCTTTCAGGACGTCTCCCAAGGCCAGACCATCGCCGATTTTCTCATCGATCACGTGGAGGCCAGTCGGCGTGCCGAGGGAGTTCTCCACACAGCTCGGCGGCTTGCGCGAGGACGAGATGGCGTAGGCTTTTCGCAACTGGCCGTCCTCAAATGCAAATAGTTTTTGCTCGCCAATCGAGGCATAAAGCGCATGTTTGGTCGGTTTCACTGAGCGCTCCTGGCAAACCGCCAGAATGCGTGGATAATAAGAGGAAATAACCATGAGTTATCGTGTAGGCATAGTCGGCGCAACTGGCGCCGTTGGTCAAGAACTGATCGAGCTACTCCATCGTCGTAATTTTCCGATGTCGGAGCTCGTCCTGCTGGCGTCCAGCCGTTCGGCTGGCAAGACCATCACTTGGCAGGACAAAACCTGGACCGTCCAGGAAGCCAAGCCCGAAGCCTTTGACTCGCTCGACATCGCCATCTTCAGCGCCGGCGGCTCCACCTCCACTGAACTCTGCCCGGAGGCAGCCAAGCGCGACTGCATCGCGATCGATAACTCCTCGGCCTTCCGCATGGACCCGAAGGTGCCGCTCGTCGTGCCGGAGATCAACCCCGACGCCGCGCGCAGCCATCAGGGCATCATTGCCAACCCCAATTGCTCGACCGCTGTCGCGCTGATGGGGCTCTACCCGCTGCACCGCGAGTTCGGCCTCAAGCGTTTCTTCGCCGCAACCTACCAGGCCGTTTCCGGCTCGGGTGCCGCCGCGATGCAGGAGCTCGAAGACCAGCTCCGCGCCTGGGGCAAGGGTGAGGCCATTACCTACAGCGAATACCCGCACCAAATCGCCTTTAACCTGATCCCGCACGTCGACGTGTTTTATGAGGACGGCTACACCAAGGAAGAGCACAAGATGCTCAACGAGAGCCGCAAAATCCTCACCATGCCCGGGCTGAAGGCATCGACCACCTGCGTCCGCGTGCCCGTGCTCCGCGCGCACTCCATCGCGATCAACGCCGAGTTCGAAAAACCCGTCGACCTCCAGCGCGCCCGCCAAGTGGTGGGTAGCTTCGAAGGTGCCGAGCTCGTCGACACGCCCGCGGAAAACAAGTATCCGATGCCGCTGGACTTCTCCGGCAAGGAAAAGTGTGGCGTCGGCCGCATGCGCATCGACACCGCGTTCGACAACGGCCTGTCCCTGTGGGTCGTTGGCGACCAGCTCTGGAAAGGTGCCGCGCTCAACGCCGTGCAAATCGCCGAGCTGCTCGTCGCCGACAAACTGATCTCGCCCAAGGCGACGGTTTAAAGATCGCAGTAGTCCGTTGTTCAA from Cerasicoccus sp. TK19100 includes the following:
- a CDS encoding aspartate-semialdehyde dehydrogenase, with amino-acid sequence MSYRVGIVGATGAVGQELIELLHRRNFPMSELVLLASSRSAGKTITWQDKTWTVQEAKPEAFDSLDIAIFSAGGSTSTELCPEAAKRDCIAIDNSSAFRMDPKVPLVVPEINPDAARSHQGIIANPNCSTAVALMGLYPLHREFGLKRFFAATYQAVSGSGAAAMQELEDQLRAWGKGEAITYSEYPHQIAFNLIPHVDVFYEDGYTKEEHKMLNESRKILTMPGLKASTTCVRVPVLRAHSIAINAEFEKPVDLQRARQVVGSFEGAELVDTPAENKYPMPLDFSGKEKCGVGRMRIDTAFDNGLSLWVVGDQLWKGAALNAVQIAELLVADKLISPKATV
- a CDS encoding helix-turn-helix domain-containing protein, translated to MPELYRISWASRETRNSRRYHYDNTSRGGPPIYVVQRTVSGCGFIERDGVRSLTPQNTAMLFWHGDQSNYGYAEESNGPYVLDFMAITGPQCEAIFHKVNELSDSIMPMPKQSEPTRLFYELSRRFNEHTFQDPYHESMLVYELLISLLREATRIPAERDPITYAAEYIQRRYHQPITIDEVAQAAGVSREHLTRQLTRRLGQSPGKRLQELRMQAGKDLVCHTTAPIEAIGPHCGYLDPDAFARAFARRFKMSPGKYRQRYQENSGAAGSRS
- a CDS encoding polysaccharide deacetylase family protein, with amino-acid sequence MFSASSSSAATPSYTKVSTDQPVVALTFDDGPNGPNMAAILDILAEHDAKATFYLVGKNVTKEPELVKRTLAEGHELGNHTMTHPHLPKLESDKKRSEIVELQALIQETAGVTPVTFRAPYIDYDDEVLEILGEMNLPAINANRSVGDWQGDITVEKIISRATNGVQAGDIILMHSWSDKSKAALPEIFAILKEKGLRCVTVSELLASAKEPA
- a CDS encoding L,D-transpeptidase, encoding MVISSYYPRILAVCQERSVKPTKHALYASIGEQKLFAFEDGQLRKAYAISSSRKPPSCVENSLGTPTGLHVIDEKIGDGLALGDVLKGRVPTGENCYELDAARNEVNLITTRILWLRGLEEGVNAGPGCDTHDRYVYIHGTNQEDRIGQPNSHGCLLLNNADVVELFDATPSGALVLIEE